In a genomic window of Ranitomeya imitator isolate aRanImi1 chromosome 5, aRanImi1.pri, whole genome shotgun sequence:
- the LOC138680581 gene encoding uncharacterized protein: MEGVLANIAKIYADFTFEANQLAVSVREREEQRLRILRQRRKRRLWIHPITAQRMTRGVYSTLYMELRENPQKFFNYVRMRAENFEFLLGYVEDCIRRRDTQMRFSISPAVRLMVTIRFLATGESFSSLHFQYRLGISTISGIIRDTCRALWECLQVEYIPEPSQERWLEIAQNFHQICQFPNCVGAVDGKHIRIVKPSGSGSQFYNYKKYFSIVLMAIADAQCKFIAVDIGAYGRANDSQIFKNSPMGRRLYGETFDFPPPRPLPGTTSPPLPFVCVGDDAFQLSPHLLKPFGSSGLTQRKKIYNYRLTRARRVVECAFGILTAKWRVLLTAIKLQTETVDDVVKACVVLHNFVLSKEQVSLEDNVSESTLRDYQNPTFRSPVAVSRMRDSFADYFMSPAGSVDWQYEMV; this comes from the exons atggaaggagtcctggcgaacattgcaaagatctatgcggattttacttttgaggcaaatcagttggcagtcagcgttcgagagagggaggaacaaagactgcgcatcctacggcagcggcggaagagaaggctgtggatccatcccatcacagcacaacgtatgacccgtggtgtttattccacgctttacatggaactaagggaaaaccctcaaaagttcttcaattatgtgaggatgagagctgaaaatttcgagtttttattaggctatgtggaagactgtatacgtagacgagacacccagatgcgattctcaatatcaccagcagtgcgtctcatggtgactattcg attccttgcaactggagagtcgttctcatccctccattttcagtatcgacttgggatatccaccatctcggggatcatcagagatacctgccgggcattgtgggagtgcctacaagtggaatacatcccagagccatcacaggagaggtggctggagatcgcccaaaattttcatcaaatttgccagtttccaaattgtgttggagcagttgatggaaagcacatacggatcgtcaaaccttcaggctctggatcacagttttataactataagaagtacttctctattgtgttgatggccatagccgatgcacaatgcaagttcatcgctgttgatatcggtgcgtatggacgcgcaaatgattcacaaatctttaaaaattcaccaatggggcgccgtttatatggagagacatttgattttccgccccctagacctctccctggaaccactagtccaccattaccatttgtttgtgttggagatgatgccttccagctttccccacacttgctgaaaccctttggaagtagtggactgacccagaggaagaaaatttacaattaccgcttaaccagagcacgaagagtagtggaatgtgcttttggcatcttaactgccaaatggagagtcctgctaactgcaattaaactgcagactgaaactgtcgatgatgtggtcaaagcgtgcgttgtcctgcacaattttgttttatcaaaagaacaagtttccctggaggataatgtttctgaaagcaccttacgggattaccaaaaccccacttttcgcagtccagtagcagtctccagaatgcgggacagttttgcagactacttcatgtctcctgcaggatcagttgactggcagtatgaaatggtgtaa